A single region of the Moorena sp. SIOASIH genome encodes:
- a CDS encoding Nif11-like leader peptide family natural product precursor, which yields MSKEAVEKFYEALENTEALRQQTKAITTEEELVKLGANHGYCFTKKDIAAANASYVPKSDKPLIAIDCAQSASDQGFPHAYHYEFKFSEIPGFEKIAEEVGKLKIKPDTVDLGLYEKSFWEANFKFADVSPADPEFQQRYLKSLRSYLDQGVASSQPEYAWSQFHLINLDRYVDHSLYEDYFRTKVKLIELLEGFFGAEIRFSGSLWYPPNAYRMWHTNETQPGWRMYFVDFDRCEFNGDGKPFFRYMNPETKELVTLEEKPKVVRFFKIESEPHKLLWHCIVNKTQANRWSFGFNVSDKWMNKLLKPNVKLTVN from the coding sequence ATGTCAAAAGAAGCGGTGGAGAAGTTTTATGAAGCTCTTGAAAATACAGAAGCATTGAGACAGCAAACTAAGGCCATCACAACGGAAGAAGAGCTGGTTAAACTTGGTGCCAATCACGGTTATTGTTTTACCAAAAAAGACATAGCAGCAGCAAATGCTTCTTATGTTCCCAAGAGTGACAAACCTCTGATTGCCATTGATTGTGCTCAGTCTGCTTCTGATCAGGGGTTCCCCCACGCTTATCACTACGAGTTTAAGTTTTCCGAGATTCCAGGGTTTGAGAAAATTGCTGAGGAGGTCGGAAAGCTCAAAATCAAGCCAGATACGGTGGATCTAGGGCTGTATGAAAAGAGTTTTTGGGAAGCAAATTTTAAATTTGCCGATGTTTCCCCAGCTGATCCAGAATTCCAACAGCGGTATCTCAAATCATTGCGCTCCTACCTGGATCAAGGTGTGGCTTCATCCCAGCCTGAATATGCCTGGAGTCAGTTCCACTTAATTAATCTGGATCGGTATGTTGACCATTCCCTTTACGAGGATTATTTTAGGACGAAAGTAAAGTTAATCGAACTCCTGGAAGGTTTCTTTGGAGCTGAAATTAGGTTCTCAGGAAGCTTATGGTATCCGCCGAATGCTTATCGGATGTGGCACACGAACGAAACTCAGCCAGGTTGGCGGATGTATTTCGTTGATTTTGATCGCTGTGAATTCAATGGGGATGGCAAACCATTTTTCCGCTACATGAATCCCGAAACCAAGGAGTTAGTAACCCTTGAGGAGAAGCCGAAAGTGGTTAGATTCTTCAAGATCGAAAGCGAGCCACACAAGTTGCTGTGGCATTGTATTGTTAATAAAACCCAAGCGAACCGGTGGAGTTTTGGCTTTAACGTTTCTGATAAATGGATGAATAAGTTACTGAAGCCTAATGTAAAATTGACAGTAAACTGA
- a CDS encoding Uma2 family endonuclease: MTAFTVSFNSIIELTDDQFYQLCRNNPEIKFERNAKGELIIMSPTGGETGNHNAEIIIDLGIWNRQAKLGVCFDSSTCFKLPNGADRSPDVAWIKQERWDSLKPEQRQKFPPICPDFVLELMSPSDRLTVTQAKMEEYLKNGVRLGWLINPQARQVEIYRPGQVVEVLNSPKTLSGEEVLPGFVLDLHYLW; the protein is encoded by the coding sequence ATGACTGCTTTTACAGTAAGTTTCAACTCTATTATTGAACTGACCGATGACCAATTTTATCAGTTATGTCGAAATAACCCGGAGATTAAATTTGAGCGCAATGCCAAGGGAGAACTGATTATTATGTCACCTACTGGGGGAGAAACTGGTAACCATAATGCTGAAATAATCATTGATTTAGGTATTTGGAATCGACAAGCTAAATTAGGGGTTTGTTTTGACTCTTCGACATGCTTTAAACTCCCTAATGGTGCTGACCGTTCTCCGGATGTAGCGTGGATTAAACAAGAACGCTGGGATTCACTTAAACCAGAGCAACGCCAGAAGTTTCCACCGATTTGCCCGGATTTTGTGCTAGAACTAATGTCTCCAAGTGATAGGTTAACGGTGACTCAAGCCAAGATGGAGGAATATTTAAAAAATGGGGTACGTCTGGGCTGGTTAATCAATCCTCAAGCACGGCAAGTGGAAATTTATCGACCAGGACAAGTGGTGGAGGTGTTAAACTCTCCTAAGACTTTATCAGGGGAGGAAGTTTTGCCGGGGTTTGTCCTGGATTTACACTATCTTTGGTAA
- a CDS encoding RRXRR domain-containing protein codes for MLRVPVISPDGKPLMPTKASRARRWLNQGLAVVYPNDLNVFAVQLVNQPSGEQVQDIAVGIDPGKMFSGIAVQSNKATLWTGHLVLPYKKVRKRMDTRRMMRKTRRSRRIDRRVPYSQRSHRQKRFSNRVNKKVPPSIRANRQLEQRVAKELSLLYPVKAIVYEVVKARGDKGFSPVMVGQYWSISQLEKIAPVTQKQGWETALKREALGLVKDKTDKSRQSLNTHAVDGIALAATHFFRRKNYYHNKGKLSVPENCNITNALLFVIRRAPISRRQLHLLQFSCMWKTT; via the coding sequence ATGTTACGAGTTCCAGTTATTTCACCTGATGGCAAGCCATTGATGCCCACAAAAGCTTCTCGTGCTCGTCGTTGGCTTAATCAAGGTCTTGCCGTTGTTTACCCAAACGATCTAAATGTTTTTGCTGTTCAATTAGTTAACCAACCGTCTGGAGAACAAGTCCAGGACATTGCTGTTGGTATTGACCCTGGAAAGATGTTTTCTGGCATTGCTGTTCAGTCAAACAAAGCCACTCTTTGGACGGGACATTTAGTTTTGCCATACAAGAAGGTTCGCAAACGCATGGATACTAGACGAATGATGCGAAAAACTCGCAGAAGTCGTCGAATAGATCGCAGGGTACCTTACTCTCAAAGGTCTCATAGACAAAAGCGATTCTCAAACAGAGTAAACAAAAAGGTACCTCCTTCAATTCGAGCAAATCGCCAGTTAGAGCAAAGGGTGGCCAAAGAGCTTAGCCTTTTATACCCAGTAAAAGCTATTGTCTATGAGGTAGTCAAGGCTAGAGGAGACAAAGGTTTTTCCCCTGTAATGGTAGGCCAATACTGGTCAATATCTCAGCTAGAAAAAATAGCCCCAGTGACTCAGAAACAAGGCTGGGAGACTGCCCTAAAAAGAGAAGCTCTAGGACTGGTCAAGGACAAAACCGATAAAAGTCGGCAGTCACTCAACACTCATGCGGTAGATGGGATAGCTTTAGCTGCTACTCATTTCTTCCGTCGCAAGAATTACTATCACAACAAAGGCAAATTGAGTGTTCCAGAAAACTGCAATATAACTAACGCTTTGTTATTTGTGATTAGACGTGCTCCTATAAGTCGTCGTCAATTACATCTGTTGCAATTTTCGTGCATGTGGAAGACGACGTAA
- a CDS encoding class I SAM-dependent methyltransferase, which produces MKDKLKPDWAGDDLLSRFVNLLIDTKPIYKVMQYQARQVLIKTAEKNGIEWRKNYQELEKSGAKTLLSKITNPSLVYPDYYKVPFHAYDQGNLCWEAAFEAASATQAMGLRVWRDEKLTWLSAQERLRSSFHKVLGQYNPEIVTDVLDIGCSVGISTLTLHHYYSRIKKGKIRTVGLDLSPYMLAVAKTMDETAEISEWIHGKGEDTGLPDNSFDVVTLQFVIHELPRQATEEIFSEVLRILRPGGCLGVVDNNPASPVIQNLPPALFVLMKSTEPWSDDYYSFNVEGAMIKVGFDYQTTVASDPRHRTIIATKPG; this is translated from the coding sequence ATGAAGGACAAGCTCAAACCAGACTGGGCGGGGGATGACTTACTCTCCCGGTTCGTTAATCTGTTGATCGACACCAAGCCGATCTACAAGGTGATGCAATACCAGGCCAGACAGGTGCTAATTAAAACCGCAGAAAAAAATGGGATTGAGTGGCGGAAAAACTACCAGGAGTTAGAAAAATCAGGAGCAAAGACCTTACTATCCAAGATTACTAACCCTAGCCTGGTCTACCCAGACTACTACAAAGTCCCTTTCCATGCTTATGACCAGGGAAACCTATGCTGGGAAGCTGCCTTTGAAGCTGCCAGTGCTACCCAGGCTATGGGGTTGAGGGTTTGGCGCGATGAAAAACTCACTTGGCTTTCGGCACAAGAACGATTACGAAGTAGTTTTCATAAAGTACTAGGACAGTATAATCCCGAGATAGTCACAGATGTCCTAGATATTGGCTGCTCAGTTGGCATCTCTACCTTAACGCTACACCACTACTACTCCAGGATTAAAAAGGGCAAAATCCGCACCGTTGGGTTAGACTTATCCCCTTATATGCTGGCTGTGGCCAAGACCATGGATGAGACAGCAGAAATATCAGAATGGATCCATGGCAAAGGAGAGGACACCGGTTTACCCGACAATTCATTTGATGTGGTCACGTTACAGTTTGTGATCCACGAACTACCGCGCCAAGCAACAGAGGAAATTTTTTCGGAAGTGCTACGGATTCTACGACCTGGTGGCTGCCTTGGTGTTGTAGACAATAATCCTGCCTCCCCAGTCATCCAGAATCTCCCCCCTGCACTGTTTGTGTTGATGAAAAGTACAGAACCTTGGAGTGATGACTACTACAGCTTTAATGTAGAAGGGGCGATGATTAAAGTTGGTTTTGACTATCAGACCACGGTGGCCAGCGATCCTCGTCACCGCACTATTATTGCTACAAAACCTGGTTGA
- a CDS encoding Uma2 family endonuclease, with product MTAFTVSFNSIIEITDDQFYQLCRNNPEIKFERNAKGELIIMSPTGGETGNRNSEINADFVIWNRRTKLGKVFDSSTCFKLPNGADRSPDVAWIKQQRWDSLKPEQRQKFPPICPDFVLELMSPTDRLTVTQAKMEEYLKNGVRLGWLINPQARQVEIYRPGQVVEVLESPKTLSGEEVLPGFVLDLHYLWST from the coding sequence ATGACTGCTTTTACAGTAAGTTTCAACTCTATTATTGAAATCACCGATGACCAATTTTATCAGTTATGTCGAAATAACCCGGAGATTAAATTTGAGCGCAATGCCAAGGGAGAATTGATTATCATGTCACCTACTGGCGGAGAAACTGGTAACCGTAATTCAGAAATAAATGCTGATTTTGTGATCTGGAATCGACGAACTAAGCTAGGTAAAGTTTTTGATTCCTCCACATGCTTCAAACTCCCTAATGGTGCTGATCGTTCTCCGGATGTAGCGTGGATTAAACAACAACGCTGGGATTCACTTAAACCAGAGCAACGCCAGAAGTTTCCACCGATTTGCCCGGATTTTGTGCTAGAATTAATGTCTCCAACTGATCGGTTAACGGTGACTCAAGCCAAGATGGAGGAATATCTAAAAAATGGGGTACGTCTGGGCTGGTTAATTAATCCTCAAGCACGGCAAGTGGAAATTTATCGACCAGGACAAGTGGTGGAGGTGTTGGAGTCTCCTAAGACTTTATCAGGGGAGGAGGTTTTGCCTGGGTTTGTCTTGGATTTGCACTATCTTTGGTCAACCTAG
- a CDS encoding DurN family substrate-assisted peptide maturase, translated as MVKIKQNPKEYREDKDKGGDRDEIRQIQILMLLCLCLSSEGTLYDLLKMALETPGQRTLNRVTPPEDVSIDGLFEWLGELFGEAEVTEGERDLLLWQNDIKNMWPAISELKAIEEKLGFKISIEKKS; from the coding sequence ATGGTCAAGATCAAGCAGAATCCTAAAGAATATAGAGAAGATAAAGATAAAGGTGGTGACAGGGATGAAATTCGGCAAATACAGATATTGATGCTCTTGTGTTTATGTCTGTCCTCTGAAGGCACGCTCTACGACTTGCTGAAAATGGCATTGGAGACCCCTGGACAGCGGACATTGAATCGGGTAACTCCACCGGAAGATGTTAGTATAGATGGTCTATTTGAATGGTTGGGTGAGCTGTTTGGTGAAGCAGAAGTGACAGAAGGAGAAAGGGATTTGCTGCTCTGGCAAAACGATATCAAAAATATGTGGCCAGCGATTAGTGAGCTCAAAGCAATCGAGGAGAAGCTTGGGTTTAAGATTAGCATCGAAAAGAAGAGCTAA
- a CDS encoding element excision factor XisH family protein, with protein sequence MISVIINLKNPKSFPIAHLSMPAKDIFHNTFRLALEKDSWVITNDPLHIKVAGTAWKP encoded by the coding sequence TTGATCTCAGTTATAATAAATCTTAAAAATCCTAAGTCATTTCCAATTGCTCATCTGTCTATGCCAGCCAAGGATATTTTTCACAACACCTTCCGGTTAGCCCTAGAAAAAGATAGCTGGGTGATCACCAACGATCCTTTACACATCAAAGTTGCTGGAACGGCATGGAAACCTTGA
- a CDS encoding XisI protein encodes METLNYHELVQKILKTHAINLNDDDTEVQMIFDSERNHYLLMIVGWYDQRREYGSLIHIDIKDNKIWIQSDGTEVGVANELVEAGVPQQDIVLGFKSPFKRQFTGYAHQ; translated from the coding sequence ATGGAAACCTTGAACTATCATGAATTAGTCCAAAAAATCCTGAAAACCCACGCTATCAACCTTAACGATGATGATACAGAAGTTCAAATGATTTTTGATAGTGAGCGCAATCACTATTTACTGATGATAGTGGGCTGGTATGACCAACGACGGGAATACGGAAGCTTAATTCATATTGATATCAAAGATAACAAAATTTGGATTCAGAGTGATGGCACTGAAGTGGGAGTAGCTAACGAGTTAGTTGAAGCAGGAGTTCCCCAACAGGATATAGTTTTAGGATTTAAGTCGCCCTTCAAAAGGCAATTTACTGGATATGCTCACCAGTAG
- a CDS encoding SOS response-associated peptidase — protein MKDKRPFAFAGLWERWKNPAGEIIASCTIITTVANDIISPIHDRMPVILEPSDYYLWLHHQVSQQELLQPLLIPYDAQKMSVYPVSTTVNNVRNNSPECIIPVEINNKSNSHYHSTF, from the coding sequence ATGAAAGATAAGCGTCCGTTTGCTTTTGCAGGCCTTTGGGAACGTTGGAAAAATCCAGCGGGTGAGATAATTGCTTCTTGTACAATTATAACCACAGTAGCTAATGACATTATCAGTCCGATCCATGATCGGATGCCAGTGATATTAGAACCTAGTGATTATTATTTATGGCTGCATCATCAGGTAAGTCAACAGGAGCTATTGCAGCCACTACTGATTCCCTATGATGCCCAGAAGATGAGTGTTTATCCCGTTAGCACTACTGTGAATAATGTCAGAAATAATAGTCCTGAGTGTATCATCCCTGTGGAAATTAATAATAAGTCCAATAGTCACTACCATTCTACATTTTAA
- a CDS encoding ArsB/NhaD family transporter produces the protein MHHIPIVWARVGNATFTLISLIILALSLGQAGWFRWLALHIANWGCGRGHLLFSLIILVGMLLSNVFTNLATTIVWTAAVMEILLLLGFSAKATLAFVFTSGFITDAASLLLPMSNPVNLIYVDYLQISWLRYVMVMLPVTVATIATSIIILWFYFEPQIPLTYNLARLPPPNRAIRDSLIFKLSFPILGLLLIGYLFAKVLNFPIAWIAAMAALVMVALAARSFNGRAITLSYILQLAGQLPWRIILLILVLFLFGIGLDNLGITALLSQRLEILSNWGLTLAASGSGFLATFLASVLNNFPTVLLNAKAIESITDIDPAVKEVMIYGNLIGCDLGAKLTPLGSLSTLLWLKVLAFRGIQISWVYYIRLTFILTMPVLFVSLLSLAIWLPWLIA, from the coding sequence TTGCACCATATTCCCATAGTCTGGGCGAGAGTTGGAAACGCCACTTTCACCCTTATTTCTCTAATTATTCTTGCCCTAAGTTTAGGTCAAGCAGGTTGGTTTCGGTGGTTAGCGCTTCACATAGCTAATTGGGGATGTGGTCGTGGCCATTTGCTTTTCTCCTTAATAATCCTAGTCGGGATGTTATTGAGCAATGTGTTTACTAACCTAGCCACGACTATAGTCTGGACAGCTGCTGTGATGGAAATTTTGCTGCTGCTTGGCTTTAGTGCCAAAGCTACTCTGGCATTTGTGTTTACTAGTGGTTTTATTACCGATGCCGCTAGCTTACTACTGCCGATGAGTAATCCAGTAAATCTGATTTATGTTGATTATTTACAGATTTCCTGGTTGCGCTATGTCATGGTGATGTTGCCCGTAACCGTTGCCACAATAGCCACTAGTATCATCATTCTTTGGTTCTATTTTGAACCCCAAATCCCCCTGACCTATAACCTTGCCCGTCTACCACCACCTAATCGTGCAATTCGAGATTCCTTAATCTTTAAATTGAGTTTTCCTATTTTAGGACTACTCCTAATTGGCTACTTGTTCGCAAAAGTGCTAAATTTCCCCATTGCCTGGATTGCTGCTATGGCAGCTTTAGTGATGGTGGCATTAGCAGCACGTTCCTTTAACGGTCGTGCTATTACACTTAGTTATATTTTACAGCTAGCAGGTCAACTGCCATGGCGAATTATTTTACTTATCCTAGTCCTGTTTCTATTCGGCATCGGTTTGGACAATCTGGGCATAACTGCTCTGTTAAGCCAGCGGTTGGAAATCCTTTCTAATTGGGGACTCACTTTAGCGGCTAGTGGTAGTGGTTTCCTAGCCACATTTCTTGCCAGTGTACTGAACAATTTCCCAACAGTACTGCTGAATGCTAAGGCAATTGAAAGCATTACCGATATTGATCCAGCTGTCAAAGAAGTGATGATATACGGTAATTTAATTGGCTGCGACTTAGGAGCAAAACTTACTCCCTTAGGAAGTCTATCAACTCTACTTTGGTTGAAGGTCTTGGCTTTTAGAGGAATCCAAATCAGTTGGGTTTATTATATTCGTTTAACCTTCATTCTTACCATGCCAGTTTTATTTGTCAGCTTGCTGAGTTTAGCAATTTGGTTACCATGGCTAATTGCTTGA
- a CDS encoding AAA-like domain-containing protein has protein sequence MQAAPTLGKIDSHHLRGLLVMLTDVSQLGSGLKQVVRTNQEVSIEGITGYEQVRPVANLILNGKSAPIESMGLVRLDGNQAKPSCQLYRLYFRLAVGREGIRSIS, from the coding sequence TTGCAAGCAGCACCTACACTAGGGAAAATTGATAGCCACCATCTACGAGGTCTTCTGGTTATGCTCACAGATGTATCCCAATTGGGTTCAGGACTGAAACAGGTTGTTAGGACTAATCAGGAGGTGTCGATAGAAGGGATTACTGGCTATGAGCAGGTGCGACCCGTGGCGAATTTAATTCTTAATGGTAAGAGCGCACCTATAGAAAGTATGGGGTTGGTGAGACTCGATGGCAATCAGGCGAAGCCAAGCTGTCAGTTGTATCGTCTCTATTTTCGTCTTGCAGTTGGCAGGGAAGGTATTCGATCCATTTCCTAG
- a CDS encoding plasmid replication protein, CyRepA1 family codes for MTSARVFPKPMNHIQEWTASSVDEQLTRLNVRSLEGSSPFEYLFYSDSLPRRNDGRVLNSILERYQHLEQGGWWCSGIDLLTGQEDIWGCFKPSQPRQSGETRKLIKYEHPPKTPTGLFALRVPFHLWQRIAERNDFTILPTDLDHNQPDLGFWQWLISHPSIPLCITEGAKKAGALLTAGYAAIALPGINGGYRIRRDAQGNRIGKSDLIPQLRKLATPERPIYIVFDQDSKPNTIKAVNAAIRRMGYLLNQAGCPVKVITWDAQLGKGVDDLIADQGQKTFEQVYQRALPLDTWKAKSLSQLTYRANFKVNCRYLQELPIPDTAQLIGIKSPKGTGKTQLLEKIVSQALARKQWVLVLGHRVRLVEALCQRFGIKYITEVRDDQKQGVLGYGLCLDSLHGNSQARFNAANWSDGVVIIDEVEQVLWHGLNSSTCQSNRVAILKSLKTLIQNVLGGSGQVYIADADLSDISIDYLLSLSGVNLEPFIIENDWKPNIDQSWQVHNYTDSTPKRLVRELEAHIAQGGKPFVCLSAQKPKSQWGTCTLEAYLKKQFPDLRILRIDSESLGETSHPAMGCINNLNNVLGDYDIVLASPAIETGVSIDLRGHFTSVWCIAQGVQGENSVRQTLGRIRENLPRFIWVAPYGFNQVGNGSTSLSSLLASGQRLTQMNIRLLQQSDFDAVDDLDTGFQAESLMCWARMAVRFNAAMVNYRESVLAGLRAEGHLVMDVSPASSTKAGKKKSKGLPQPEELGAQNALMAAITAVRDQNYQAECNAIAFSQDFSYSQYQKISKCLVKTPSERRSLRKYDLTQRYRIPVTPELVLKDDQGWYQQLRLHYFLTLGRQHLAERDAKVARLLIEQGQGSIFLPDFNRAVLGAMIGTMKVLGIPILLENLERELKNTDQDLQEMAAIALANRCAIKTIMGIGLAKKATPIVIIRRFLDKIGYGLQCIRYQSQGKKRFRVYQLVSPEDGRMEVFQRWLASDGQRLRTSQSWLDNSLSPRSGNTQSVDSETSNYVQLCLNV; via the coding sequence GTGACATCTGCCAGAGTCTTCCCCAAACCCATGAACCATATCCAGGAGTGGACAGCTAGTAGTGTTGATGAACAGCTGACTCGCCTCAATGTAAGGTCTCTCGAAGGCTCTAGCCCATTTGAGTATCTCTTCTATTCCGACTCTCTGCCCAGACGCAATGATGGTCGAGTGCTAAACTCGATTCTGGAACGCTATCAACACCTCGAACAAGGGGGATGGTGGTGTTCTGGTATTGACTTGCTTACTGGTCAGGAGGATATTTGGGGCTGTTTCAAACCCAGCCAACCCCGTCAGAGTGGGGAAACTAGGAAGCTAATTAAATATGAACATCCCCCCAAAACTCCCACAGGTTTGTTTGCTCTGCGAGTACCTTTCCACCTGTGGCAACGGATTGCTGAACGCAATGATTTTACCATTCTCCCCACAGACCTTGACCACAATCAACCGGATCTAGGGTTTTGGCAGTGGCTAATCTCTCACCCCTCGATTCCCTTGTGTATTACTGAGGGGGCTAAAAAAGCTGGAGCTTTACTCACTGCTGGTTACGCTGCGATCGCATTACCAGGAATTAATGGTGGGTATCGAATCCGTAGGGATGCCCAGGGAAATCGGATTGGAAAGTCTGACCTGATTCCCCAACTACGGAAACTAGCTACTCCGGAGCGACCGATTTACATAGTCTTTGACCAAGACTCGAAACCGAATACCATCAAAGCTGTCAATGCTGCGATTCGTAGAATGGGATATCTGCTCAATCAAGCAGGTTGCCCTGTTAAGGTCATCACTTGGGATGCCCAGCTAGGCAAAGGGGTAGATGATTTAATTGCTGATCAAGGTCAGAAGACCTTTGAGCAAGTTTACCAACGAGCACTCCCCCTGGATACTTGGAAAGCTAAATCCCTAAGCCAGCTCACCTATCGAGCTAACTTTAAGGTAAATTGCCGCTATCTGCAAGAACTTCCGATTCCGGATACAGCCCAACTGATTGGGATTAAATCCCCTAAGGGTACTGGAAAAACCCAACTACTGGAAAAAATTGTCTCTCAAGCCCTAGCCCGAAAGCAATGGGTGTTAGTGCTTGGTCATCGGGTGCGATTAGTAGAAGCATTGTGCCAACGCTTTGGCATCAAGTATATCACTGAGGTCAGGGATGACCAAAAGCAAGGGGTGTTAGGTTATGGTTTATGTCTCGACTCCTTGCATGGGAATTCTCAGGCTCGCTTCAATGCCGCTAACTGGTCTGATGGCGTAGTGATTATCGATGAAGTGGAGCAAGTGCTCTGGCATGGATTGAACTCTAGCACCTGTCAGAGTAATCGCGTTGCTATTCTCAAATCCCTGAAAACCCTAATCCAGAATGTCTTGGGGGGGTCTGGTCAAGTTTATATTGCCGATGCGGACTTGAGTGATATATCGATAGATTACTTACTGAGCTTGTCTGGAGTTAACCTGGAACCCTTTATCATTGAGAATGACTGGAAACCCAACATTGATCAATCCTGGCAAGTTCATAACTATACCGATAGCACACCAAAAAGACTAGTGCGAGAGCTAGAAGCACACATTGCTCAAGGAGGCAAACCCTTTGTGTGTCTTTCGGCTCAAAAACCGAAGAGCCAATGGGGTACCTGCACTCTAGAAGCGTACCTGAAAAAGCAATTTCCCGACCTCCGGATATTGCGCATTGATTCGGAATCCCTTGGTGAAACTAGTCATCCAGCCATGGGGTGTATCAATAACCTCAACAATGTTTTAGGGGACTATGACATTGTATTAGCTAGTCCTGCTATTGAAACGGGAGTGAGTATTGATCTGCGGGGACATTTTACCTCTGTGTGGTGTATTGCCCAAGGGGTGCAAGGAGAAAATAGTGTCAGACAAACCTTAGGGCGAATCCGAGAAAATCTACCCCGGTTCATCTGGGTAGCCCCTTATGGCTTTAATCAAGTGGGTAATGGCTCCACGTCTCTATCCTCACTGCTGGCATCTGGACAGCGTTTGACCCAAATGAATATTCGGTTGCTACAACAATCGGATTTCGATGCTGTGGATGATTTAGATACAGGCTTTCAAGCAGAATCCTTGATGTGCTGGGCTAGAATGGCTGTCCGATTCAATGCCGCAATGGTGAACTATCGGGAATCCGTGCTAGCAGGATTGCGTGCTGAAGGTCATCTGGTGATGGATGTTTCCCCAGCCAGTTCCACTAAAGCTGGGAAAAAGAAGTCTAAGGGTTTACCCCAACCGGAAGAGTTGGGAGCACAGAATGCTCTGATGGCAGCTATTACTGCAGTTAGAGACCAAAACTATCAGGCTGAGTGTAATGCGATCGCATTTAGTCAAGACTTCAGTTATAGCCAATATCAAAAGATTAGCAAATGCCTAGTCAAAACACCATCGGAGCGTCGCTCACTACGGAAGTACGATTTAACGCAGCGTTATCGCATCCCAGTCACACCAGAACTAGTACTCAAAGATGACCAAGGCTGGTATCAGCAGCTACGGCTCCATTATTTTCTTACCCTAGGTCGGCAACATCTGGCAGAACGGGATGCTAAGGTAGCGCGACTGTTAATTGAGCAAGGTCAAGGGAGTATATTTCTACCGGACTTCAATCGTGCTGTGCTAGGAGCAATGATTGGTACTATGAAAGTTTTGGGGATACCAATTCTATTAGAAAATCTGGAACGAGAACTCAAAAATACTGATCAGGACTTGCAGGAGATGGCTGCGATCGCATTAGCAAACCGTTGTGCTATCAAAACCATCATGGGAATAGGACTAGCTAAAAAAGCAACTCCGATTGTTATTATCAGGCGTTTCTTAGATAAAATCGGCTATGGCTTACAGTGTATTCGTTATCAGAGCCAAGGAAAAAAGCGGTTCAGAGTTTATCAGCTAGTTAGTCCAGAAGATGGTCGCATGGAAGTGTTCCAGAGGTGGTTAGCTAGTGATGGTCAAAGGTTACGCACTAGTCAGAGTTGGCTGGATAATAGTTTATCCCCTAGGTCCGGTAACACTCAGTCAGTGGATTCAGAAACCAGTAATTATGTTCAATTGTGTTTGAATGTTTAG
- a CDS encoding helix-turn-helix domain-containing protein: MIDTTQAAYLLGICPQRVRQLLKEGRIQGAEKVGRFWRIPLYNGMPKIIPGSRGPQGSWRKQPSKSLTHIYLNEEVLQKNQQNHTTDPVITVKRGNRDINCHYVEISGPSRLVYRPESPKNGGATLWIEVEPNVEVVTKVFGQY; encoded by the coding sequence ATGATAGATACCACCCAAGCCGCCTATCTCCTAGGTATTTGTCCTCAACGAGTTCGCCAACTCCTTAAAGAGGGCAGAATTCAAGGAGCCGAAAAAGTGGGTCGCTTTTGGCGGATTCCCCTATATAACGGTATGCCCAAGATAATTCCCGGTAGCCGTGGACCACAAGGCTCCTGGAGAAAACAGCCAAGCAAATCCCTAACTCACATCTACCTCAACGAGGAAGTACTTCAAAAGAATCAACAAAACCATACAACAGACCCAGTGATTACAGTTAAACGGGGTAATCGCGATATCAACTGTCATTATGTAGAAATCAGCGGGCCATCCCGGTTAGTCTATCGACCCGAGTCTCCCAAGAATGGTGGTGCCACCCTTTGGATAGAGGTTGAACCGAATGTGGAGGTTGTAACTAAGGTTTTTGGTCAGTATTAA